The Candidatus Methylomirabilota bacterium region AAGCTTGAACCCGGCCCGAATGAGATCCGCCGGCAGCCCTCCGAACGTATCGACGAGCTTCTCGACGTCAAAGTGCCGTTTATCCATCCAGGTCGAGAAGAGCCCCGCCTGTTCGAAATCGATGGGACCGGCCATATTAATAAGATTACGGACGGGAGATTCTCGATGAAGGGCGACATAGGAGGCGCTCAATGGGGCCCCCATGCAATAACCGAGGAGGCTGACCGCCGATGCCTGGGAGGCCTGGAGGAGCTTCTTGACCATGATGGGAAGGATGCCCACCACACAGTGGTCCACGGTCAGGCCGTTGTCTTCCTCCCCGAAGACCCCCCAGTCGAGGAGGTAGAAATCGAAACCCTGCTTCACCATGTGTTCGATGAAACTGTTTCCGGGCTGCAAGTCGAAGATGTAGGGCCGGCTGATACCAAGGTTGGGAACCATGAGGAGGGGAACAGGATGTACCGTCTCGGTTGCCGGCCGATACCGGTACAGCCTAGCCTTGCCCTTCCGGTAGATGAGATCCCGAGGCGTCTGCCCGACCTGGGGCTCGGAGGGTCGCAGGCCCAGCTCCATCGCCTTCGCCACCCGCTTGGTGTGACGGGTCATTTCCTCTTGCCACCTCCTCAGAATCTCCTGTTGGGCGTCAGCATTCCACTGGACCATGGCTCCTCCCTATCCCTTTGAGTTCCTCTTCAAACTCCCCCATCTTTCACGGGAGTCTCCGGAAACGATCTTCCCCCCCTCGCTCTCATTCTACCGGAGACAGGCAGCGTGAGGCCACAAGTATTGTACTATTACGAATGCCTACAAAGGACTCTTGCTTGATCCCTACGGGCGGAGGGGGGTCCACGAAGACTGGCTCAGGACCTCAACTTTCTTGGCCAATTCATCGACTTTTTAGTTCTTCCACGTGCCGCTTTTTGGTCACGGTCATTGCGGTGAGAGGATTGGGGAGGCTAGGTGAGGCGCTCCACCACCAACGCGTTCCCCTCCCCGCCGCCAGCCCCCATGGATGCGACACCGTATCGCAAACCCCGGTCCTGGAGGGCGTACAAGAGCGTCACAAAGATCCTGGTCCCGCAGGCCCCGATCGGATGACCGATGGCGATGGATCCGCCGTGGACGTTGATCTTCGCGTTATCTATCTTAACTTCGCGCTCGAAGCCGATAACCTTAACGGCGAAGGCCTCATTGACTTCAAACAGGTCGATATCTTCTATCTTTAGCCCAGCCTTCTGTACCGCCTTTCGGGTCGCCGGGACGGGACTAATGGCCATAATGGCCGGTTCGACGTTACCGTGGGCCCAAGAGCGGATGAGGTACCAGGGCTTCAGGTCCAACTCTTTTGCCTTGCGCATGGACATGACGACGACGGCCGCCGCCCCGTCAGTGATCCCCGAAGAATTCCCCGCCGTGACCGTCCCCCCCTTACTAAAGGCCGGCTGAAGTTTAGCCAGAGCCTCTAGTGTGGCATCTGGCCGCGGATGCTCGTCCTGGGGGAAGAGGACTGGATCGCCCTTTGCCTGCGGAATAGAAACGGGAATAATCTCCTCCTTGAATTTCCCCGCCTTGATCGCCTCGGCTGCCCTCTGCTGGCTCGTCAAGGCTTGTCGGTCCTGGTCCTCCCGGCTGATCTGGAATTTTTCTGCCATCGAGTCGGCAAGGACGCCCATGCGTTCCCCGGTTCCGGGACAGGTGAGCCCGTCATGGATCATGTGATCCAAGGCCTCAAGGGAGCCCATCCGATGTCCCCAGCGGGCCTGGGTGAGCATGAAGGGGGTCCGGCTCATGTTCTCCATCCCCCCGGCCACAACGACATCGGCTGTACCCGCCCAGATTGCCTGAGCGGCCAGTCCCACCGTCTCGATCCCTGTGACGCTCGCCTTATTCACTGTATAGCTCGAGACCTCGTGGGAAAGCCCCGCTTCTAGCATTGCCTTCCTTGCCGGCCCCAAACCCAGGGTCGCCTGAAGCGCGCTGCCCATGATCACCCACTCGACGTGCGCCGGCTTCAGGTTGGCCCGCTTGATAGCCTCGTTGATCACCAGGGCCCCCAGCTTGGTCGCGGGTATATCTTTCAAGCTTCCACCAAACTTCCCGACCGGGGTTCTCACTGCGCTGACGACCACTGCCTGTTCCATACCCCACTCCTTTGTCAGCCCATCGGGAGCCCGGGGGCACCTGCCTCCCTAGAGCCCCGTTGGGGGCTTATACTCTCCAAAGACCTCGCGGAGCACGCCGCAAATCTCACCGATCGTCGCGTAGGATTTCACCGCATCCAAGATGGGTTCCATCAAGTTTTGCTCGCCAAGAGCAGCCTCACGGAGGTGAAGCAACGCCTGTTGCACCGCTCGACTCTTCCGCTCCGGCCGGAAGGCGGCCAGCTTGGCCTTCTGGTTCTGAGCCGCCTCCGGGTTGACCCGAAAGATCGGGGTTCGCTGTTCCTGATCACCGCAGAAACGGTTGACTCCCACGATGATCCGCTTGCCTTCCTCGACCTCCCGCTGGAACCGGTAAGCCTCCTCCTGAATTGCCCGCTGCATATGGCCACGCTCGATGGCGGGGACAGAACCCCCCATTGCCTCGATCTCCTCGAGGATGCCCCAGGCCTTTTGCTCGAGCTCGTCTGTAAGTGCCTCGAGGTAGTAGGAGCCAGCGAGCGGATCCACGGTATCCACGACGCCCGTCTCGTAGCCGATGATCTGCTGCGTTCTCAGGGCAATGCGCTGGGCCTCCTCGGTCGGAATGGCTAATGCTTCATCAAAGCAAGAAAGGGCCAGCGACTGCACCCCGCCCAAGACCGCAGCCAGGGCCTGCAGGGCCGCCCGAACGATGTTGTTCTCCGGCTGCTGAGCCATCAATGTCGAGCCGCCGGTCTGGGTATGGGTCCGGAACATCCACGACCGAGGATCTTGTGCCTGAAATCGCTCCCGCAGGAGCTTCGCCCACATACGTCGTAAGGCCCGGTACTTGGCGATCTCCTCGAAGAAAGGATTGTGGGTGTTGAAGATCCAAGAAAGGCGCGGAGCAAAGGCATCCACACTCAGACCCTGGCGTCGCACCGCCTCGATATAGGCGATGGCATTGGCAAAGGCAAAAGCCATCTCTTGGGCCGCCGACGCACCCGCATCGCGGATGTGATAGCCACTGATGCTGATGGGATTCCATCGGGGTAGATGATTGGCGCAGAAGGTGATAAGGTCAGCGGCCAGGCGGAGCGAGGGGCCCGGCGGAAAAATATAGGTCCCTCGGGCCACATATTCTTTGAGCACGTCGTTCTGGACAGTCCCGGCCAGCCGTTCCCTTGGCACCTGCTGCTTATCGCCCACAGCGATATACATCGCCACCAGGATCGCTGCCGGGGCGTTAATGGTCATCGAAGTCGTGACCCGTTCCAGCGGAATCCCATCGAAGAGGACTTCCATATCGGCCAAGGAGTCGATGGCAACCCCCACCTGTCCCACCTCCCCTTCGGCCAGGGGATCGTCCGAGTCCAGCCCCAATTGAGTAGGGAGATCAAAAGCAACGCTCAAACCGGTTTGCCCCTCTTTCAGCAGGTAGCGGAACCGTTCGTTACTCTCTTCGGCCGTCCCCATTCCGGCGTACTGGCGCATCGTCCACAGCTGACCACGGTACATCGTGGGGTAAATGCCCCGCGTATAAGGATATTCGCCGGGGAATCCCAACTTTTCCGCATAATCAAGATCGGCCGTGTCCTCCGGGGTATACAGACGCTTGACCGGGATCCCCGACGAGGTGGAAAACTCCTCGCGTTCTTGGACCCGTGCCAGGGCAGGGTTCAAGACCTGCTCCTCCCAGGCTTTCATCGCCTCGGCAATCTCTTTTTCCTTTTCTTCCTTTTCTTCCTTCATGCCCATACGTCTTTCCTCCCGGGACTTGCCGTGCTTCGCCCAGCGACGTGCGACCTATCGTTCGACCAACCGCTTACCGATGACCTCCCGCTGGATCTCGCTGGTCCCTTCAAAGATCCGAAACAGTCTGGCGTCCCGCCAGTAGCGCTGAACGGAATACTCTTTCGAGTACCCGTATCCCCCATGGATCTGTAATGCTTCAGAGGCAACCCGATCCGCCATATCGGCGGCGAAGAGTTTGGCCATCCCCGCCTCCAAGTCGCAGCGCCGGCCGGAGTCCTTCATGGTCGCGGCGTAGTACGTCAGCTGTCTTGCCGCCTGGATTTCGGTAGCCATATCGGCGAGCTTATGCCGGATCGCCTGAAAGTTGCATATCGGCTGCCCGAACTGCTGCCGCTCCTGCGCATACTTCAAGGCCAGATCAAAGGCCCCCTGCGCGACGCCGACCGCGCGCGCTGCCGTCTGGATTCTCGCCGACTCATAGACCGCCATGAGTTGGTAGAAGCCTTTGCCCTCGACCCCACCAATCATGTTCTCCGCCGGAACGGGGCAGTCTTGAAGCCCCAAGGTAAAGCAACGCATACCGTGGTACCCGATTGTGGGAATCGGCTCACCGGCGATCCGGGGGGGGTCAAACTCGTCGCCCGGCTTTTTCTCGAGGAGAAAGAGACTCAACCCCTTATGGCGTTTTGACGGGTCGGGATCGGTCCGCGCCAACACGGTAAGCACATGGGCGGAATTGGCGAAAGTGCACCACGTTTTCGCCCCTGTCAACAGGTAGCGGTCCCCGTCCCGCCGGGCCCGCGTCTTGATTCCCGCCGTGTCTGAG contains the following coding sequences:
- a CDS encoding alpha/beta fold hydrolase, whose translation is MVQWNADAQQEILRRWQEEMTRHTKRVAKAMELGLRPSEPQVGQTPRDLIYRKGKARLYRYRPATETVHPVPLLMVPNLGISRPYIFDLQPGNSFIEHMVKQGFDFYLLDWGVFGEEDNGLTVDHCVVGILPIMVKKLLQASQASAVSLLGYCMGAPLSASYVALHRESPVRNLINMAGPIDFEQAGLFSTWMDKRHFDVEKLVDTFGGLPADLIRAGFKLLKPTADLSTYTNLWWNLWNDNYVESFKALNTWANDYTPIPGCFFKQWVEDFYQGNKLIKGELYLGGRRVDLTNIHCSLLAVGAETDTIAPPACVKALVDVVASQDKEYVELHGGHISLIAGRKASKVAWPEVSGWLGPRSQ
- a CDS encoding acetyl-CoA C-acetyltransferase, giving the protein MEQAVVVSAVRTPVGKFGGSLKDIPATKLGALVINEAIKRANLKPAHVEWVIMGSALQATLGLGPARKAMLEAGLSHEVSSYTVNKASVTGIETVGLAAQAIWAGTADVVVAGGMENMSRTPFMLTQARWGHRMGSLEALDHMIHDGLTCPGTGERMGVLADSMAEKFQISREDQDRQALTSQQRAAEAIKAGKFKEEIIPVSIPQAKGDPVLFPQDEHPRPDATLEALAKLQPAFSKGGTVTAGNSSGITDGAAAVVVMSMRKAKELDLKPWYLIRSWAHGNVEPAIMAISPVPATRKAVQKAGLKIEDIDLFEVNEAFAVKVIGFEREVKIDNAKINVHGGSIAIGHPIGACGTRIFVTLLYALQDRGLRYGVASMGAGGGEGNALVVERLT
- a CDS encoding methylmalonyl-CoA mutase family protein: MKAWEEQVLNPALARVQEREEFSTSSGIPVKRLYTPEDTADLDYAEKLGFPGEYPYTRGIYPTMYRGQLWTMRQYAGMGTAEESNERFRYLLKEGQTGLSVAFDLPTQLGLDSDDPLAEGEVGQVGVAIDSLADMEVLFDGIPLERVTTSMTINAPAAILVAMYIAVGDKQQVPRERLAGTVQNDVLKEYVARGTYIFPPGPSLRLAADLITFCANHLPRWNPISISGYHIRDAGASAAQEMAFAFANAIAYIEAVRRQGLSVDAFAPRLSWIFNTHNPFFEEIAKYRALRRMWAKLLRERFQAQDPRSWMFRTHTQTGGSTLMAQQPENNIVRAALQALAAVLGGVQSLALSCFDEALAIPTEEAQRIALRTQQIIGYETGVVDTVDPLAGSYYLEALTDELEQKAWGILEEIEAMGGSVPAIERGHMQRAIQEEAYRFQREVEEGKRIIVGVNRFCGDQEQRTPIFRVNPEAAQNQKAKLAAFRPERKSRAVQQALLHLREAALGEQNLMEPILDAVKSYATIGEICGVLREVFGEYKPPTGL
- a CDS encoding acyl-CoA dehydrogenase family protein, with the translated sequence MLSDLHEELRRSVRDFVVKEVFPIADVLDSEEKDIPEEIIKKMAELGYFGLVFPDEVGGVGLDYLALAVVSEELSRGWLSVGSVLTRNLISGLLIQAHGSEEQKKRFLPGITSGELLTAAAFTEPDAGSDTAGIKTRARRDGDRYLLTGAKTWCTFANSAHVLTVLARTDPDPSKRHKGLSLFLLEKKPGDEFDPPRIAGEPIPTIGYHGMRCFTLGLQDCPVPAENMIGGVEGKGFYQLMAVYESARIQTAARAVGVAQGAFDLALKYAQERQQFGQPICNFQAIRHKLADMATEIQAARQLTYYAATMKDSGRRCDLEAGMAKLFAADMADRVASEALQIHGGYGYSKEYSVQRYWRDARLFRIFEGTSEIQREVIGKRLVER